A part of Gemmatimonas groenlandica genomic DNA contains:
- a CDS encoding isoprenyl transferase yields the protein MADTETDLLARIRVHGAVPRHIAIIMDGNGRWARERHMPRPFGHRSGMKAVRAVVEGCLEAGVEWLSLFAFSQENWQRPETEVSALMSLLEEFIAREADDLHKQGVRVRVHGDLDRLSGPAAAAVERVMRITETGTRLGLNLFISYGGRAELVRAARLMAIDVQAGRLTPDAITEDEFRARLFTADCPDPDLLIRTSGEQRLSNFLLWQVAYAELYISAVLWPDFGRAALYDAISDFQRRDRRFGRVST from the coding sequence ATGGCTGACACCGAAACGGATCTGCTGGCGCGCATTCGCGTGCACGGCGCGGTGCCGCGGCATATCGCGATCATCATGGACGGCAACGGTCGCTGGGCGCGTGAACGTCACATGCCCCGGCCGTTCGGCCATCGGTCCGGTATGAAGGCGGTGCGCGCCGTGGTCGAAGGTTGTCTCGAGGCAGGGGTCGAGTGGTTGTCGCTCTTCGCCTTCTCACAGGAAAACTGGCAGCGGCCGGAGACGGAAGTTTCGGCGCTCATGTCGCTGCTGGAAGAGTTCATTGCCCGCGAAGCGGACGACCTGCACAAGCAGGGCGTTCGCGTTCGTGTTCATGGCGACCTCGATCGACTGAGCGGTCCTGCCGCTGCCGCGGTCGAGCGCGTCATGCGTATCACCGAGACGGGGACGCGACTCGGTCTCAATCTGTTTATTTCGTACGGCGGTCGTGCCGAGTTGGTACGAGCGGCACGCCTGATGGCGATCGATGTGCAGGCCGGTCGACTGACACCGGATGCGATCACCGAAGACGAATTCCGCGCACGCCTGTTCACGGCCGACTGCCCCGATCCCGATCTCCTGATCCGGACCTCGGGAGAACAGCGACTGTCGAACTTCCTGCTGTGGCAGGTGGCCTACGCCGAACTGTACATCTCCGCTGTGCTCTGGCCGGACTTTGGCCGTGCGGCGTTGTACGATGCCATTAGCGATTTTCAGCGTCGTGACCGACGCTTCGGGCGCGTCAGTACCTGA
- the frr gene encoding ribosome recycling factor, giving the protein MSTIAQILKDTKSGMDKALEASKRDFAGIRTGKASPSMLDTIKVEAYGSLVPLNQVAQVSAPEPRILLVTPFDKGQAKVIEKAIRESELGLDPAHQGGVIRVPLPSMNEQRRKELVKVLSKLAEDGRIAIRHARTDARDKVKKLDGVSEDDKKHAEKDLQKAHDDCIGKLEALLKTKEAEIMEV; this is encoded by the coding sequence ATGAGCACCATTGCGCAGATCCTGAAGGACACGAAGAGCGGCATGGACAAGGCCCTCGAGGCCTCGAAGCGCGACTTCGCCGGCATTCGTACCGGCAAAGCGTCGCCGAGCATGTTGGACACGATCAAGGTCGAGGCGTACGGCTCGCTGGTGCCACTGAATCAGGTGGCACAGGTGTCGGCGCCGGAGCCGCGTATTCTCCTCGTCACGCCCTTCGACAAGGGCCAGGCGAAGGTGATCGAGAAGGCGATTCGCGAGTCGGAACTGGGCCTCGACCCGGCGCATCAGGGTGGCGTGATTCGCGTGCCGCTGCCGTCGATGAATGAGCAGCGCCGCAAGGAGCTGGTCAAAGTGCTGAGCAAGCTTGCCGAAGATGGCCGCATCGCAATCCGTCATGCCCGTACCGACGCTCGCGACAAGGTCAAGAAGCTTGACGGTGTCTCCGAAGACGATAAGAAGCATGCGGAGAAGGACCTCCAGAAGGCGCACGATGACTGCATTGGCAAGCTCGAGGCGCTCTTGAAGACGAAGGAAGCCGAGATCATGGAGGTTTGA
- the rpsI gene encoding 30S ribosomal protein S9 — protein MSEQIQTIGRRKRAVCRMYMTPGSGKWDVNGRTLGEYFPRPTLVSAIQQPFTLTDTLGKYDIKAVLDGGGVAGQAGAVRLAIARALVKIDENNKKKLREYGLMTRDAREVERKKPGRAGARKRFQFSKR, from the coding sequence ATGTCAGAGCAGATTCAGACCATCGGACGTCGTAAGCGTGCGGTGTGCCGCATGTACATGACGCCGGGTTCGGGCAAGTGGGACGTCAACGGCCGTACGCTCGGCGAGTACTTCCCGCGTCCGACGCTCGTCTCCGCGATTCAGCAGCCGTTCACGCTGACCGATACGCTCGGCAAGTACGACATCAAGGCCGTCCTTGACGGTGGTGGTGTGGCCGGTCAGGCAGGCGCGGTGCGTCTCGCGATCGCCCGTGCGCTCGTCAAGATCGACGAGAACAACAAGAAGAAGCTTCGCGAATACGGCCTCATGACGCGTGACGCGCGTGAAGTCGAGCGTAAGAAGCCGGGCCGCGCTGGCGCCCGTAAGCGTTTCCAGTTCTCCAAGCGCTAG
- a CDS encoding acetyl-CoA carboxylase biotin carboxyl carrier protein subunit: MKYIVDVNGERVIVDLDGAYAEVDGERVAASLAAVEGTPVRLLRIGEQVHRLVARRGLSRGRWTLDLDGQRVEAEALDERMRAIRDLTAAAAEASGPAPLMAPMPGLVVRVSVAVGDTVSAGQGLVVVEAMKMENELRASVAGVVTAVLAVPGQAVDKGALLVELGPLPSE; this comes from the coding sequence ATGAAGTACATCGTGGATGTGAACGGCGAGCGCGTGATCGTGGATCTCGATGGTGCGTATGCCGAAGTCGACGGCGAGCGTGTCGCCGCCTCGCTTGCTGCGGTCGAGGGGACGCCGGTGCGCCTGCTGCGCATTGGGGAACAGGTCCATCGTCTGGTCGCGCGACGTGGATTGTCGCGGGGGCGCTGGACGCTCGATTTGGATGGTCAGCGCGTGGAGGCGGAGGCGCTGGACGAGCGGATGCGGGCCATCCGCGATCTGACCGCGGCGGCGGCCGAGGCCAGCGGGCCGGCGCCCTTGATGGCGCCGATGCCGGGGCTCGTGGTGCGTGTGTCGGTGGCCGTCGGCGACACCGTGAGCGCGGGGCAGGGGCTCGTGGTGGTGGAGGCCATGAAAATGGAGAACGAGCTGCGGGCGTCGGTGGCCGGGGTGGTCACGGCGGTGCTGGCGGTTCCGGGACAGGCCGTCGACAAGGGCGCGCTGCTGGTGGAACTGGGGCCGCTCCCGTCGGAGTGA
- the rpsB gene encoding 30S ribosomal protein S2, which translates to MTTPSLEQLLAAGVHFGHQTRRWNPKMRRFIFAERNGIHIIDLQKTLRQIELAQKLVREVVLRGDNVLFVCTKRQLAAIVKAEAERCGGMFVTERWLGGMLTNFQTVKKQVKKLKDLEAGTEDGTLANYTKKEQLLMSRQREKLGKYLSGIKTMNRLPGLLFIIDSKKERIAVSEANKLGVPIVAIVDTNADPDLITVPIAGNDDAIRSVELIAKVIADTIDEARREAPARPSDEEQESYTFSSDRGTEPAGRGERGGRGGDRGGQGGGQGGGQGGGQGGGAGSDSRRPRRRRAKPEAIAARLKPGTEGTAAEGAAPEAAGDAGEAGAESAGQE; encoded by the coding sequence ATGACGACTCCGTCCCTCGAGCAGTTGCTCGCCGCGGGCGTTCACTTCGGGCACCAGACCCGTCGTTGGAACCCCAAGATGCGCCGGTTCATTTTCGCCGAGCGCAACGGCATTCACATCATCGACCTGCAGAAGACGCTCCGCCAGATTGAACTGGCGCAGAAGCTCGTCCGCGAGGTCGTGTTGCGCGGCGACAACGTGCTCTTTGTCTGCACGAAGCGCCAGTTGGCGGCCATCGTGAAGGCTGAAGCCGAGCGTTGTGGCGGCATGTTCGTCACCGAGCGTTGGCTCGGCGGCATGCTCACGAACTTCCAGACCGTGAAGAAGCAGGTCAAGAAGCTCAAGGACCTCGAAGCTGGCACCGAAGACGGAACGCTCGCGAACTACACCAAGAAGGAACAGCTTCTCATGTCGCGTCAGCGCGAGAAGCTCGGCAAGTACCTCTCGGGTATCAAGACGATGAACCGCCTCCCGGGGCTGCTGTTCATCATCGACTCGAAGAAGGAGCGCATTGCCGTTTCCGAAGCGAACAAGCTCGGCGTGCCCATCGTCGCCATCGTGGACACCAACGCCGATCCCGACCTGATCACGGTGCCGATCGCCGGTAACGACGACGCCATCCGGTCGGTCGAGCTGATCGCGAAGGTGATTGCGGATACGATCGATGAGGCGCGCCGTGAGGCGCCCGCGCGTCCGAGCGACGAAGAGCAGGAGAGCTACACGTTCTCCAGCGATCGTGGCACGGAGCCGGCTGGTCGCGGCGAGCGTGGCGGTCGTGGTGGAGATCGCGGTGGCCAAGGCGGCGGACAGGGTGGTGGTCAGGGCGGTGGACAGGGTGGTGGAGCTGGAAGCGACAGTCGTCGCCCGCGCCGTCGCCGCGCCAAGCCGGAAGCCATCGCGGCACGCCTGAAGCCGGGCACCGAGGGAACGGCCGCTGAAGGCGCCGCCCCGGAAGCCGCTGGTGACGCCGGAGAAGCGGGAGCCGAGTCGGCCGGACAGGAGTAA
- a CDS encoding phosphatidate cytidylyltransferase, producing MNELARRAVVALIGAPIALGIIWLGGAPLATLAGALSGVAAWEYYRIAREGGTTPMSVVGIVLSALIPIAVHAQHLGVFAVPLVVWILVPLFVLALSIWLRGVGGKPLGAAATTIFGALYTGGTLSYVYALRYFGYAVGDAAGALVVIMPVVLTWASDTGAYFTGRLVGGPKLIPSVSPAKTISGAVGAVVATVAACAAFVHYLLKPQAQLAFSPTGLIVFAVCISVTAQIGDLTESLLKREAGVKDSGTLFPGHGGVLDRLDSLFFVLPVTYALYYALLLPAPGA from the coding sequence GTGAACGAACTTGCCCGGCGCGCCGTAGTCGCCCTCATCGGAGCGCCGATCGCGCTCGGGATTATTTGGCTCGGCGGCGCGCCACTCGCCACCCTGGCCGGTGCGCTCTCCGGCGTCGCGGCGTGGGAGTACTATCGCATCGCCCGTGAAGGGGGCACAACACCGATGAGTGTGGTCGGTATCGTGCTCTCGGCGCTCATTCCGATTGCCGTCCATGCGCAGCATCTCGGCGTATTCGCCGTGCCACTCGTCGTGTGGATCCTGGTGCCGTTGTTCGTGCTGGCGCTGTCGATCTGGTTGCGCGGCGTTGGCGGCAAGCCGCTCGGTGCAGCGGCCACCACCATCTTCGGCGCGCTGTATACCGGCGGCACGCTCAGCTACGTCTACGCGCTGCGCTACTTCGGCTACGCCGTCGGTGACGCAGCTGGTGCGCTCGTCGTGATCATGCCCGTCGTGCTCACGTGGGCCAGCGATACCGGCGCGTATTTCACGGGTCGTCTGGTGGGTGGTCCCAAGTTGATTCCGTCGGTGAGCCCGGCGAAGACCATTTCCGGCGCGGTCGGTGCCGTGGTTGCGACGGTCGCTGCCTGCGCAGCCTTTGTGCACTATCTACTCAAGCCGCAGGCGCAACTCGCCTTCAGTCCGACCGGGTTGATTGTCTTCGCCGTCTGCATCAGCGTCACGGCACAGATCGGCGATCTCACGGAGTCGTTGCTCAAGCGCGAAGCCGGCGTGAAAGACAGCGGCACGCTGTTCCCGGGCCACGGCGGCGTGCTCGATCGCCTCGACTCGTTGTTCTTTGTGCTACCCGTGACATACGCGCTGTACTACGCCCTGT
- the pyrH gene encoding UMP kinase, which yields MGAADRKYTRILLKLSGEALAGDRGVGFDFERIGSFADQIVEVARMGVQLGLVIGGGNIVRGTQLSQMGMDRVGADYMGMLGTVINAMAMQDVLEKKGLDTRVMTAIRMEELAEPYIRRRALRHFEKGRTVIFAAGTGNPYFSTDTAAVLRAIQMKADVIIKATSVDGVYSADPKKDPNATMYESISYRDVMLEELRVMDQTAITLCKENQLPLIVLNLHTPGAIARAINGERVGTLVS from the coding sequence GTGGGCGCCGCAGACAGGAAGTACACGCGCATTCTGCTCAAGCTCTCCGGCGAAGCACTCGCCGGAGATCGCGGCGTCGGTTTCGATTTTGAACGGATCGGTTCCTTCGCGGACCAGATCGTCGAAGTAGCGCGCATGGGCGTGCAACTCGGTCTGGTCATCGGAGGCGGAAACATCGTGCGCGGCACGCAACTCTCCCAGATGGGAATGGATCGTGTCGGCGCCGACTACATGGGCATGCTCGGTACGGTCATCAACGCCATGGCCATGCAGGATGTGCTCGAGAAGAAGGGGCTCGACACGCGTGTCATGACGGCGATCCGCATGGAAGAGTTGGCCGAGCCCTACATTCGCCGGCGCGCATTGCGCCATTTCGAGAAGGGGCGTACGGTCATCTTTGCCGCCGGCACGGGTAACCCGTATTTTTCAACGGACACGGCGGCAGTGCTGCGGGCGATTCAGATGAAGGCGGATGTCATCATCAAAGCCACCAGCGTCGACGGCGTGTATTCGGCCGACCCGAAGAAGGATCCGAACGCCACGATGTACGAGTCGATCAGTTATCGCGATGTGATGCTCGAAGAGCTCCGCGTCATGGACCAGACGGCCATTACGCTGTGCAAAGAGAATCAGTTGCCCCTGATCGTGCTGAACCTTCACACGCCGGGCGCGATCGCACGCGCCATCAACGGCGAACGCGTGGGGACACTGGTTTCATGA
- the tsf gene encoding translation elongation factor Ts — MTTVITAKAVSELRQRTGAGMMDCKKALEENGGDMDASIEYLRKKGIAKAEKRADRSTSEGIIGGEIFNDGRSGVLVEVACETDFVARNEDFGKVVAKLVAQRVHSTAADVDSFLAEPFAADSSQTVAEFVKIASSKTGEAVNVKHVARFDAGANGVVGMYRHHNGKLATLVQVTASTPEAAAHESTLQLVKFIAEHIAASAPLAVDRNGVPAEKIESEKRIAEEQARETGKPEAMIEKIATGKIEAFLKDVTLLPQAWVRDPAITIAALVKDHAERAGGTITVDRFARLQLGAE, encoded by the coding sequence ATGACCACGGTGATCACCGCGAAGGCTGTTTCGGAACTCCGCCAGCGCACCGGCGCCGGCATGATGGATTGCAAGAAAGCGCTCGAAGAGAATGGCGGCGACATGGACGCTTCCATCGAGTACCTCCGCAAGAAGGGCATCGCGAAGGCCGAGAAGCGTGCCGACCGCTCCACGAGCGAAGGCATCATCGGCGGTGAGATCTTCAACGATGGCCGCTCCGGCGTGCTCGTCGAAGTAGCGTGTGAGACGGACTTCGTCGCGCGCAACGAAGACTTCGGCAAGGTCGTCGCGAAGCTCGTCGCACAGCGCGTGCACTCCACCGCCGCCGATGTCGACAGCTTCCTCGCCGAGCCGTTCGCGGCGGATTCGTCGCAGACGGTGGCCGAGTTCGTCAAGATCGCGTCGTCGAAGACCGGTGAAGCCGTGAACGTCAAGCACGTCGCGCGTTTCGATGCCGGCGCCAATGGCGTCGTGGGCATGTACCGCCACCACAACGGCAAGCTCGCCACGTTGGTGCAGGTGACGGCCTCGACGCCGGAAGCTGCCGCCCACGAGTCGACGTTGCAGCTGGTGAAGTTCATTGCCGAGCACATCGCCGCCTCGGCACCACTCGCCGTCGATCGTAACGGCGTGCCCGCCGAGAAGATCGAGAGCGAAAAGCGGATCGCCGAAGAGCAGGCGCGTGAGACGGGCAAGCCGGAAGCGATGATCGAGAAGATCGCGACGGGCAAGATCGAAGCGTTCCTCAAGGACGTGACGCTGCTCCCGCAGGCGTGGGTGCGCGACCCGGCCATCACGATCGCGGCGCTGGTCAAGGACCATGCGGAGCGTGCCGGTGGTACGATCACGGTCGATCGCTTCGCTCGCCTGCAGCTCGGCGCCGAGTGA
- the rplM gene encoding 50S ribosomal protein L13, with protein sequence MKTYSATPKDIDRRWYIVDAEGMVLGRLASEVAKIIRGKHKPMYTPHMDTGDFVIVINASKVQVTGRKAEQKTYFSHTGYMGHEKHTPFASVLAKHPERVIEKAVYGMLPKTALGRQVLRRKLRVFAGAEHTHVAQVPKTLSFSSAEAK encoded by the coding sequence ATGAAGACCTACAGCGCGACCCCGAAGGATATCGACCGTCGGTGGTATATCGTCGACGCGGAAGGAATGGTCCTGGGCCGTCTCGCGTCGGAAGTCGCGAAGATCATCCGCGGCAAGCACAAGCCCATGTACACGCCACACATGGACACGGGTGACTTCGTCATCGTGATCAATGCGTCGAAGGTACAGGTGACCGGCCGCAAGGCCGAGCAGAAGACCTACTTCAGCCACACCGGCTACATGGGCCACGAGAAGCACACGCCCTTTGCCTCGGTGTTGGCGAAGCATCCGGAGCGCGTGATCGAGAAGGCCGTGTACGGCATGCTCCCCAAGACGGCGCTGGGCCGTCAGGTACTGCGCCGCAAGTTGCGCGTGTTCGCGGGTGCCGAGCATACGCATGTTGCGCAGGTGCCGAAGACGCTTTCGTTCTCCTCCGCCGAGGCCAAGTAA